The proteins below come from a single Erysipelothrix piscisicarius genomic window:
- a CDS encoding MarR family winged helix-turn-helix transcriptional regulator — translation MRLKDERDRRINYVMLSNKGLSEIEIIYRTHEQEMRKCFDRLSPEEEATLQTLLKKIGKEGLYDS, via the coding sequence ATGCGCTTGAAAGACGAACGTGATCGAAGAATAAACTATGTTATGTTAAGCAATAAGGGCCTTTCAGAAATCGAAATTATCTATCGAACGCATGAACAGGAAATGCGAAAATGTTTCGACAGACTTTCGCCCGAGGAAGAGGCGACATTACAAACACTTCTTAAAAAAATAGGGAAAGAGGGATTGTATGATTCATAA
- a CDS encoding MarR family winged helix-turn-helix transcriptional regulator, translated as MSSLKTLTILFRTHQTILDHVKESIKDFDINVNEFQALEALYHKGKLTTQALCDTVLVPGSSMTYVVDQL; from the coding sequence ATGTCATCGCTTAAAACACTTACCATACTTTTCCGAACACATCAGACTATCTTAGATCACGTTAAGGAGAGTATTAAGGATTTTGATATTAATGTGAACGAGTTTCAAGCTCTAGAAGCACTCTATCATAAAGGAAAGCTCACGACTCAGGCTCTTTGTGATACCGTACTTGTGCCAGGCAGTAGTATGACATATGTTGTGGATCAATTATAA
- a CDS encoding VOC family protein yields the protein MKQLKGLHHVTAITSSAEEIYKFYTYILGMRLVKKNINQDDIHTYHLYFADDRGNPGTNMTFFDFPNISKSQRGTNELSRTSFRVASDDALSYWEKRFTNYEIPFESDQMFFGKKAITFEDFDGQRYALVSDETNIGIPSGEPWYKGPVPDAYAITRLGPMFMDVSNLELTHQVLSTVFGMRKMKTEDTLTLYEMGDGGNGGSIIVRENLTQGNAVQGYGGVHHVAFRVDEKEDLMKWYRELSEMGIPSSGYVERFYFGSLYIRILPNILFELATDGPGFIDDEESYEVLGEMLTLPPRLRPKRDYIESQIKNFDTVRSTREFKKEVF from the coding sequence ATGAAACAGTTAAAAGGATTACACCATGTTACTGCAATTACAAGCAGTGCTGAAGAGATTTATAAATTTTATACATATATATTAGGAATGCGACTTGTTAAGAAAAATATTAATCAAGATGACATTCATACCTATCATTTATATTTTGCAGACGACCGAGGCAATCCCGGGACAAATATGACTTTTTTTGATTTTCCAAATATTTCTAAATCCCAACGGGGAACGAATGAGTTATCAAGAACGAGTTTTAGAGTTGCGTCGGATGATGCGCTTTCTTACTGGGAGAAACGCTTTACCAACTATGAAATTCCATTTGAATCAGACCAAATGTTCTTTGGTAAAAAAGCAATCACGTTCGAAGATTTTGATGGTCAACGCTATGCTTTAGTTTCAGATGAAACAAATATAGGAATTCCTTCCGGAGAGCCATGGTATAAAGGACCAGTTCCTGATGCTTATGCAATTACAAGGCTCGGACCGATGTTTATGGATGTTTCTAATCTTGAATTAACGCATCAAGTTCTTTCAACAGTATTTGGGATGCGAAAGATGAAGACCGAGGATACCTTAACGCTTTATGAGATGGGCGATGGCGGCAATGGTGGATCAATTATCGTCCGCGAGAATTTAACGCAAGGAAATGCCGTTCAAGGTTATGGTGGGGTGCATCATGTTGCGTTTAGAGTTGATGAGAAAGAAGATTTGATGAAATGGTATCGTGAGTTATCGGAAATGGGGATTCCAAGTTCGGGTTATGTTGAACGATTCTATTTTGGTTCGCTATATATCCGCATTCTTCCAAATATCCTTTTCGAGCTCGCAACAGATGGTCCAGGGTTTATTGATGACGAAGAATCGTATGAAGTTCTGGGAGAGATGTTAACATTACCACCACGTCTTCGTCCAAAACGTGACTATATTGAATCACAAATTAAAAATTTTGATACTGTACGCAGTACGCGTGAATTCAAGAAAGAGGTGTTTTAA
- a CDS encoding HdeD family acid-resistance protein → METYTKSLSKKDKITLIFQLLLGVFTVIVGVLFIFRDKILWSLIYWMFVAMLAATFVLFLYRSVKNRSISDALIALGSGVFLGLIRYKEALYIEIMALFFGIWALFNAVVHGLEFYVAIHEKQKNKLFKLFASIVSLVMGIVLLTRGVSNRFLMNIQIGAYVIFFGIVSILSSARVLWRHQTSVRLSAPVFLAAMNPYFLEKETRKLVQSNPDAVIDKVVKTEGNYISIYIYAKDHGYNRMGHLDIGYNGVIYSYGAHDPFNRAKSMAYGDGVMIVGSEVDYVQYAVDDDTTVFRFICELSTEQREFVEKRLDELFKSAYYFKWPYNLDTKKEHHLTNLIDAGASVDYYKFKEGEFKTYNVFTTNCVLIADYVIQSTGMKLFQMSGVITPGAYYDYLDNLLNKPGSIVVKREIYRKKEV, encoded by the coding sequence ATGGAAACTTATACTAAATCGCTTTCTAAAAAAGATAAGATAACGTTGATCTTCCAACTTCTATTAGGTGTTTTTACAGTCATAGTTGGTGTTTTATTTATATTTAGAGATAAAATTTTATGGTCATTAATCTATTGGATGTTTGTGGCCATGTTAGCTGCAACATTTGTACTATTCTTATATCGATCTGTAAAGAATCGCAGTATATCAGATGCACTTATTGCGCTCGGTTCGGGTGTTTTTCTTGGTTTAATTAGATATAAAGAAGCCCTTTATATCGAAATTATGGCATTGTTTTTTGGTATTTGGGCTCTGTTTAATGCGGTGGTTCATGGTCTTGAGTTTTATGTCGCAATTCATGAAAAGCAAAAAAATAAACTCTTCAAGCTCTTTGCGTCGATTGTGTCTTTGGTTATGGGGATTGTGTTATTGACACGAGGCGTCTCAAATCGATTTTTAATGAATATTCAAATTGGTGCATATGTAATCTTTTTTGGTATCGTATCGATTCTATCTTCGGCTCGCGTTTTATGGCGCCATCAAACAAGTGTTCGTTTATCGGCACCGGTTTTTCTAGCCGCAATGAATCCATATTTTCTTGAAAAAGAGACCCGTAAATTAGTTCAAAGCAATCCCGATGCCGTTATCGATAAGGTTGTGAAGACAGAAGGAAACTATATCTCGATCTATATCTATGCGAAAGATCATGGTTATAATCGTATGGGTCATTTAGATATTGGATATAACGGTGTTATTTATTCTTATGGTGCACATGATCCATTTAATCGTGCTAAGTCTATGGCATATGGCGATGGTGTTATGATTGTGGGTAGCGAAGTTGATTATGTTCAGTATGCGGTGGATGACGATACAACTGTTTTTCGATTTATTTGTGAGTTGTCAACGGAACAACGTGAATTCGTTGAAAAGCGTTTGGATGAGTTGTTTAAGTCTGCATACTATTTTAAGTGGCCCTATAATTTGGATACTAAAAAAGAACATCATCTTACGAATTTGATTGATGCGGGAGCTTCTGTTGATTATTATAAGTTTAAAGAAGGTGAATTTAAGACCTATAATGTTTTTACCACAAACTGTGTCTTAATTGCGGATTATGTTATTCAATCGACGGGGATGAAACTTTTTCAAATGAGTGGTGTTATTACACCGGGTGCTTATTATGATTATCTTGATAATCTACTCAATAAGCCAGGATCAATCGTTGTGAAGAGAGAAATATATCGTAAAAAAGAAGTTTAA
- the mutY gene encoding A/G-specific adenine glycosylase → MYTIIMNFTERLMGWYHEHKRELPFRSQKDPYKIWVSEIMAQQTQIATMIPYYDRWIQRYPNVESLAKAEIDEVLKMWEGLGYYRRARNLHAGAQFVMEHYQGKLPADKKELMKIPGIGDYTSSAIASIAFSLPEIAIDGNVKRVMARYLNYTENVNTRACHKYFEAFLKEELLLNGADPSDFTQALMELGALVCTPSNTTCEGCPFKEMCACYRGECVGTIPFIPKAKPVPIYEKSVIIFTKDDKILISDDHEDGLMEGLLRLPQIDGVMDLNPVLTLKHKFSHLQWNISVFIVENIQDVNQNWYFVPLEELKNLAIITAHKKILKKLNLL, encoded by the coding sequence GTGTATACTATCATTATGAACTTTACAGAACGACTCATGGGCTGGTATCACGAACATAAACGTGAATTACCATTTAGATCTCAAAAAGATCCTTATAAAATATGGGTAAGCGAAATCATGGCCCAACAAACACAAATCGCTACCATGATCCCCTACTACGATCGCTGGATTCAACGATATCCGAATGTGGAAAGCCTCGCTAAGGCTGAGATTGATGAAGTCTTAAAAATGTGGGAAGGCCTTGGTTATTATCGACGTGCACGAAATCTCCATGCAGGAGCGCAATTCGTTATGGAACATTACCAAGGTAAACTTCCAGCTGATAAGAAAGAACTCATGAAAATTCCCGGAATCGGTGATTATACCTCTAGTGCCATCGCCTCAATTGCTTTCAGTCTTCCTGAAATTGCAATCGATGGAAACGTAAAGCGTGTAATGGCACGATATCTTAACTATACCGAAAATGTCAATACACGGGCGTGTCATAAGTATTTTGAAGCCTTTCTGAAGGAAGAGTTACTCCTAAACGGAGCTGACCCCAGCGATTTCACGCAAGCCCTTATGGAACTTGGAGCACTTGTTTGTACCCCAAGTAATACGACATGCGAAGGCTGTCCATTTAAAGAAATGTGTGCTTGTTATCGTGGAGAATGTGTGGGTACAATACCCTTCATCCCAAAAGCGAAACCCGTTCCAATTTATGAAAAATCTGTTATTATTTTTACCAAGGATGATAAAATTTTAATTTCTGATGATCATGAAGATGGGCTTATGGAAGGACTGTTACGATTACCTCAAATTGATGGGGTAATGGATTTGAATCCTGTGCTCACTTTGAAGCATAAGTTTTCCCATTTACAGTGGAATATTTCTGTTTTTATCGTTGAGAATATCCAAGACGTAAATCAAAATTGGTACTTTGTTCCACTAGAAGAATTAAAGAATCTAGCAATTATTACAGCTCATAAAAAAATACTCAAAAAACTAAACTTATTATAA
- a CDS encoding integrase core domain-containing protein: MSRAGTPTDNPIIESLNGWIKAEMACDYQYWSVDNFENFIEEYVHYFNFERPAYCLNYKTPIQYKMDKGF; this comes from the coding sequence ATGTCGCGAGCTGGAACACCTACAGATAATCCAATTATCGAATCATTAAATGGATGGATTAAAGCAGAAATGGCGTGTGATTATCAATACTGGTCCGTAGATAACTTTGAAAATTTTATCGAAGAATATGTACATTATTTCAATTTTGAAAGACCTGCTTACTGTTTAAATTACAAAACCCCTATCCAATATAAAATGGATAAGGGTTTCTAG